The following proteins are co-located in the Triplophysa dalaica isolate WHDGS20190420 chromosome 2, ASM1584641v1, whole genome shotgun sequence genome:
- the LOC130434556 gene encoding uncharacterized protein LOC130434556 isoform X5, translating into MPGNTQKLCPGCNTLISVAFKTCPLCKQLQPYKTKVAKKRCNFQNKKAEWKKSIEKNNNRTVVLNSCHVMFIVKDRRRPQVAQKLLTLQKLLPPALQKLLPPTPQKLLPPAPQKLLPPTPQKPLPPAPPEAAAPIPPEAAATSPPEAAPTCPPEAAATNPPEAAPTSPPEAAAPIPPEAAATSPPEAAPTSPQEATATSPPEATATSPPEATSPPEATATSPQEATSPPEATATSPQEATSPPEATATSPQEATSPPEATATSPQEATSPQEATATSPQEATSPPEATATSPPEATGIDITGSSEATRPQAQKAKNRPRNEVHYPVQQMEASKKKKKWNRGGPHSLGSMQDLWDQMEGLMGAFFFS; encoded by the exons ATGCCGGGAAACACACAGAAATTGTGCCCCGGGTGCAACACCCTGATAAGTGTTGCATTCAAGACATGCCCACTCTGCAAACAACTCCAGCCGTACAAAACAAAAGTTGCAAAAAAGAGATGCaactttcaaaataagaagGCTGAATGGAAGAAGTCAAtcgagaaaaacaacaacaggacAGTTGTACTTAATAGCTGCCATGTAATG TTCATTGTCAAAGACAGAAGAAGGCCACAAGTAGCACAGAAACTACTGACCCTCCAGAAGCTactgccaccagccctccagaagctgctgccaccaaccccccagaagctgctgccaccagccccccagaagctgctgccaccaaCCCCCCAGAAGCCGCTCCCACCAGcccccccagaagctgctgcccccattcccccagaagctgctgccaccagccccccagaagccgcTCCCACCTGtcccccagaagctgctgccaccaaCCCCCCAGAAGCCGCTCCCACCAGtcccccagaagctgctgcccccattcccccagaagctgctgccaccagccccccagaagccgcTCCCACCAGCCCCCAAGAAGCTactgccaccagccctccagaagccactgccaccagccccccagaagccaccagccctccagaagccactgccaccagcccccaagaagccaccagccctccagaagccactgccaccagcccccaagaagccaccagccctccagaagccactgccaccagcccccaagaagccaccagccctccagaagccactgccaccagcccccaaGAAGCCACCAGCCCTCAAGAAgccactgccaccagcccccaagaagccaccagccctccagaagccactgccaccagccccccagaagctaCCGGTATTGATATCACAGGCTCATCAGAAGCCACAAGACCCCAGGCCCAGAAGGCCAAAAATAGACCAAGAAATGAAGTACACT ATCCAGTCCAACAGATGGAAGCcagcaagaaaaagaaaaagt GGAACAGAGGAGGTCCTCATTCGTTGGGTTCCATGCAAGACCTG TGGGACCAAATGGAAGGACTCATGGGAGCCTTCTTCTTTTCTTGA
- the LOC130434556 gene encoding neurofilament heavy polypeptide-like isoform X3, which yields MPGNTQKLCPGCNTLISVAFKTCPLCKQLQPYKTKVAKKRCNFQNKKAEWKKSIEKNNNRTVVLNSCHVMFIVKDRRRPQVAQKLLTLQKLLPPALQKLLPPTPQKLLPPAPQKLLPPTPQKPLPPAPPEAAAPIPPEAAATSPPEAAPTCPPEAAATNPPEAAPTSPPEAAAPIPPEAAATSPPEAAPTSPQEATATSPPEATATSPPEATSPPEATATSPQEATSPPEATATSPQEATSPPEATATSPQEATSPPEATATSPQEATSPQEATATSPQEATSPPEATATSPPEATGIDITGSSEATRPQAQKAKNRPRNEVHYPVQQMEASKKKKKYECPECCRRVSQNNFDYSKVLKKRVREGTEEVLIRWVPCKTCGTKWKDSWEPSSFLEE from the exons ATGCCGGGAAACACACAGAAATTGTGCCCCGGGTGCAACACCCTGATAAGTGTTGCATTCAAGACATGCCCACTCTGCAAACAACTCCAGCCGTACAAAACAAAAGTTGCAAAAAAGAGATGCaactttcaaaataagaagGCTGAATGGAAGAAGTCAAtcgagaaaaacaacaacaggacAGTTGTACTTAATAGCTGCCATGTAATG TTCATTGTCAAAGACAGAAGAAGGCCACAAGTAGCACAGAAACTACTGACCCTCCAGAAGCTactgccaccagccctccagaagctgctgccaccaaccccccagaagctgctgccaccagccccccagaagctgctgccaccaaCCCCCCAGAAGCCGCTCCCACCAGcccccccagaagctgctgcccccattcccccagaagctgctgccaccagccccccagaagccgcTCCCACCTGtcccccagaagctgctgccaccaaCCCCCCAGAAGCCGCTCCCACCAGtcccccagaagctgctgcccccattcccccagaagctgctgccaccagccccccagaagccgcTCCCACCAGCCCCCAAGAAGCTactgccaccagccctccagaagccactgccaccagccccccagaagccaccagccctccagaagccactgccaccagcccccaagaagccaccagccctccagaagccactgccaccagcccccaagaagccaccagccctccagaagccactgccaccagcccccaagaagccaccagccctccagaagccactgccaccagcccccaaGAAGCCACCAGCCCTCAAGAAgccactgccaccagcccccaagaagccaccagccctccagaagccactgccaccagccccccagaagctaCCGGTATTGATATCACAGGCTCATCAGAAGCCACAAGACCCCAGGCCCAGAAGGCCAAAAATAGACCAAGAAATGAAGTACACT ATCCAGTCCAACAGATGGAAGCcagcaagaaaaagaaaaagt ATGAGTGTCCAGAATGCTGTAGGAGAGTGAGCCAAAACAACTTTGATTACTCCaaggttttgaaaaaaagagtgagagag GGAACAGAGGAGGTCCTCATTCGTTGGGTTCCATGCAAGACCTG TGGGACCAAATGGAAGGACTCATGGGAGCCTTCTTCTTTTCTTGAAGAATGA
- the LOC130434556 gene encoding neurofilament heavy polypeptide-like isoform X4, whose amino-acid sequence MPGNTQKLCPGCNTLISVAFKTCPLCKQLQPYKTKVAKKRCNFQNKKAEWKKSIEKNNNRTVVLNSCHVMFIVKDRRRPQVAQKLLTLQKLLPPALQKLLPPTPQKLLPPAPQKLLPPTPQKPLPPAPPEAAAPIPPEAAATSPPEAAPTCPPEAAATNPPEAAPTSPPEAAAPIPPEAAATSPPEAAPTSPQEATATSPPEATATSPPEATSPPEATATSPQEATSPPEATATSPQEATSPPEATATSPQEATSPPEATATSPQEATSPQEATATSPQEATSPPEATATSPPEATGIDITGSSEATRPQAQKAKNRPRNEVHYPVQQMEASKKKKKYECPECCRRVSQNNFDYSKVLKKRVREGTEEVLIRWVPCKT is encoded by the exons ATGCCGGGAAACACACAGAAATTGTGCCCCGGGTGCAACACCCTGATAAGTGTTGCATTCAAGACATGCCCACTCTGCAAACAACTCCAGCCGTACAAAACAAAAGTTGCAAAAAAGAGATGCaactttcaaaataagaagGCTGAATGGAAGAAGTCAAtcgagaaaaacaacaacaggacAGTTGTACTTAATAGCTGCCATGTAATG TTCATTGTCAAAGACAGAAGAAGGCCACAAGTAGCACAGAAACTACTGACCCTCCAGAAGCTactgccaccagccctccagaagctgctgccaccaaccccccagaagctgctgccaccagccccccagaagctgctgccaccaaCCCCCCAGAAGCCGCTCCCACCAGcccccccagaagctgctgcccccattcccccagaagctgctgccaccagccccccagaagccgcTCCCACCTGtcccccagaagctgctgccaccaaCCCCCCAGAAGCCGCTCCCACCAGtcccccagaagctgctgcccccattcccccagaagctgctgccaccagccccccagaagccgcTCCCACCAGCCCCCAAGAAGCTactgccaccagccctccagaagccactgccaccagccccccagaagccaccagccctccagaagccactgccaccagcccccaagaagccaccagccctccagaagccactgccaccagcccccaagaagccaccagccctccagaagccactgccaccagcccccaagaagccaccagccctccagaagccactgccaccagcccccaaGAAGCCACCAGCCCTCAAGAAgccactgccaccagcccccaagaagccaccagccctccagaagccactgccaccagccccccagaagctaCCGGTATTGATATCACAGGCTCATCAGAAGCCACAAGACCCCAGGCCCAGAAGGCCAAAAATAGACCAAGAAATGAAGTACACT ATCCAGTCCAACAGATGGAAGCcagcaagaaaaagaaaaagt ATGAGTGTCCAGAATGCTGTAGGAGAGTGAGCCAAAACAACTTTGATTACTCCaaggttttgaaaaaaagagtgagagag GGAACAGAGGAGGTCCTCATTCGTTGGGTTCCATGCAAGACCTG
- the LOC130434556 gene encoding uncharacterized protein LOC130434556 isoform X6, producing MPGNTQKLCPGCNTLISVAFKTCPLCKQLQPYKTKVAKKRCNFQNKKAEWKKSIEKNNNRTVVLNSCHVMFIVKDRRRPQVAQKLLTLQKLLPPALQKLLPPTPQKLLPPAPQKLLPPTPQKPLPPAPPEAAAPIPPEAAATSPPEAAPTCPPEAAATNPPEAAPTSPPEAAAPIPPEAAATSPPEAAPTSPQEATATSPPEATATSPPEATSPPEATATSPQEATSPPEATATSPQEATSPPEATATSPQEATSPPEATATSPQEATSPQEATATSPQEATSPPEATATSPPEATGIDITGSSEATRPQAQKAKNRPRNEVHYPVQQMEASKKKKKWNRGGPHSLGSMQDLI from the exons ATGCCGGGAAACACACAGAAATTGTGCCCCGGGTGCAACACCCTGATAAGTGTTGCATTCAAGACATGCCCACTCTGCAAACAACTCCAGCCGTACAAAACAAAAGTTGCAAAAAAGAGATGCaactttcaaaataagaagGCTGAATGGAAGAAGTCAAtcgagaaaaacaacaacaggacAGTTGTACTTAATAGCTGCCATGTAATG TTCATTGTCAAAGACAGAAGAAGGCCACAAGTAGCACAGAAACTACTGACCCTCCAGAAGCTactgccaccagccctccagaagctgctgccaccaaccccccagaagctgctgccaccagccccccagaagctgctgccaccaaCCCCCCAGAAGCCGCTCCCACCAGcccccccagaagctgctgcccccattcccccagaagctgctgccaccagccccccagaagccgcTCCCACCTGtcccccagaagctgctgccaccaaCCCCCCAGAAGCCGCTCCCACCAGtcccccagaagctgctgcccccattcccccagaagctgctgccaccagccccccagaagccgcTCCCACCAGCCCCCAAGAAGCTactgccaccagccctccagaagccactgccaccagccccccagaagccaccagccctccagaagccactgccaccagcccccaagaagccaccagccctccagaagccactgccaccagcccccaagaagccaccagccctccagaagccactgccaccagcccccaagaagccaccagccctccagaagccactgccaccagcccccaaGAAGCCACCAGCCCTCAAGAAgccactgccaccagcccccaagaagccaccagccctccagaagccactgccaccagccccccagaagctaCCGGTATTGATATCACAGGCTCATCAGAAGCCACAAGACCCCAGGCCCAGAAGGCCAAAAATAGACCAAGAAATGAAGTACACT ATCCAGTCCAACAGATGGAAGCcagcaagaaaaagaaaaagt GGAACAGAGGAGGTCCTCATTCGTTGGGTTCCATGCAAGACCTG